In Leishmania donovani BPK282A1 complete genome, chromosome 35, the following are encoded in one genomic region:
- a CDS encoding trypanin-like protein: MPPKRKLATRSGGAAASASPVAAPHVDGKDIWLATDALQKTNAMRNYFQLERDRIIAFWNISKRELEGIKESIREKEQEKAEQAERHEVEKQIFKQKIRHLLYENQVQLSTMKEEAQRALTSREEECRTKERNAARNLRDTKLADRELEVRHLEQQRALLTQQDKEIAEQQSNFEREIKEMHLRYEDLLKSVREEMDEARKEELGRIEERKEKHIAELRETHERTFNEIRDYFSEITSNNLETIRTLKDEVYARKRTETHNERAMYEVAQRNKRLTEPLAKLENQKKVLGLELENYLADKEALAEVKRSVKDTQQEIQTVSWEHEVLSQRYAKLVEDRDIILKKYNAMLQDIQRKSAFRRVLIQKKLELVQTQLEGRDAKLTELLKRANVNPDELKELEQKVHDLISEKDKTIEDLKQLLSRLTTQSERVVATYESYMENNGVSGWVGTSGAASGAASIRA; encoded by the coding sequence ATGCCGCCGAAGCGAAAATTGGCGAcgcggagcggcggcgcagctgcaagCGCGTCACCTGTGGCCGCGCCGCATGTCGACGGCAAGGATATCTGGTTGGCGACGGATGCCCTGCAAAAGACGAATGCGATGCGCAACTACTTCCAACTTGAGCGGGACCGCATCATCGCCTTCTGGAACATCTCCAAGAGGGAGCTCGAGGGCATCAAGGAGTCGATTCGCGAaaaggagcaggagaaggcagagcaggcggagcggcaTGAGGTAGAGAAGCAAATCTTCAAGCAGAAGATCCGCCACCTACTGTACGAAAACCAGGTTCAGCTTTCCACcatgaaggaggaggcgcagcgtgcGCTGACAAGTcgggaggaggagtgccGGACGAAGGAGAGAAACGCTGCCCGCAACCTGCGCGACACCAAGCTGGCGGACCGTGAACTGGAGGTGCGGCATctagagcagcagcgcgcgctgcttACCCAGCAGGACAAGGAGATTGCAGAGCAGCAATCTAATTTTGAGCGAGAGATCAAGGAGATGCACCTCCGGTACGAAGACTTGCTGAAGAGTGTGCGTGAGGAGATGGACGAGGCCCGGAAAGAGGAGCTCGGCCGCATCGAGGAGCGTAAGGAGAAGCACATCGCGGAGCTGAGGGAGACCCACGAGCGCACCTTCAACGAGATCAGGGACTACTTTAGCGAGATCACCTCGAACAACTTAGAAACCATTCGAACTCTCAAAGATGAGGTTTACGCTCGAAAACGGACCGAAACCCACAATGAGCGTGCCATGTACGAAGTGGCGCAGCGGAACAAGAGACTCACCGAGCCACTCGCCAAACTGGAAAACCAGAAAAAGGTCCTCGGGTTGGAGCTGGAAAACTACCTGGCAGACAAGGAGGCCCTTGCTGAGGTGAAGCGGTCCGTCAAGGATACTCAGCAGGAAATCCAAACCGTCTCCTGGGAGCACGAGGTCCTCTCGCAGCGTTACGCGAAACTTGTCGAGGACCGTGATATCATCTTGAAGAAGTACAACGCCATGCTCCAAGACATCCAACGCAAGTCAGCGTTCCGACGTGTGCTGATCCAAAAGAAGCTGGAGCTGGTGCAGACGCAGTTGGAGGGACGCGATGCGAAGCTGACGGAGTTGCTGAAGCGTGCGAACGTGAACCCGGATGAATtgaaggagctggagcagaAGGTGCACGACCTCATCTCGGAGAAGGACAAGACGATCGAGGAcctgaagcagctgctgtcCCGCCTCACCACCCAAAGCGAGCGCGTTGTCGCTACATACGAGTCCTACATGGAAAATAATGGTGTGTCGGGGTGGGTTGGCACCTCAGGCGCTGCATCTGGGGCAGCGTCGATTCGTGCatga